The DNA region CGCTGTAGCGCCCACTGGTGAGCCGGCCCAACCATTGGCGGTGCCGCGAATATTCGTTCCTTCTGTCTTGAAGACCGGGAAGCCGCTTTCCAGCGTACCGTCGACGCAGGATAAAATGACAAAAGCGTCGTTGGTGTTGGGCGTGCCGTCATTGGCCAGCAACAGTTCCACCATGCCGTCGTTGTCCACGTCCGCGGCAGCGATGGTTTCTGTGCGGTTGCCGTCGGTGAGCGCCGGATTGATCTGGTTCAGCGGTAGAATGAATGTCGGGCCGCCGCCGATGGCGCCAAAACCGTTATCCTGTCCGTTCCATTCAAAGAACCAGATGCCCAGGCTGTCAGCGTGGGCAGCGGTGGAGCCCATGAAAGCGATGATCTCTTCTTTGCCGTTGCGATCCACATCCGCCACGGTGACGCTGCGGGGATTCGAACCGCCGGAGGCAGCTGCACAGACTTTTTTCGCCGTCGAGTCCACCCAAACCAGTTCAAGGGCGTTGTCGCCGACCACTTCGTACATTACCAATCTGCCTGAGTATTGGGTGGCGATGAGTTCTTTCTTGCCGTCCTTGTCGACATCGCTGCCGGCGGCAAACCCGCGCGGATTGCCTTTGATGGCATCCGCCGGATCGACCGTTTGCGAGGGATCATTCCACACGACCTTGACGCCAAAGTTAGGCAGCGGTTCATGTTCGAAATATTGAACCAATTCCGGGCTTTCCTCGGACGCGGAGCAGGCGACGATTTCACGCCGACCGTCGCGGTCGAAATCACCGACGCCGACGGCGAAAAAGTAATCACCGCTGGCGATCTGGTGCACCGCCCAATTGGCCGGGTCAGTGACGTCGCCGCCCTCGCCGCCAGTGTATTCGATGTCGTACAAACCCGAATCCGCCGCACAATAGATATCACGTCCGTCGTTGCCGGATCCGGTCCAATCCTGATCGCCCAACGCAATGCCGTAAATCGAATAGGGCAGCGTAGTGATTAAATGGGCGCAGGTAGAGTCCATCAGGGCGATCTCTCCGGGATTAGTGATAATAAACACTTCGCCCGACACGTTGGTGGCATATACCAATTCGGTAAACCCATCGCCGTTGAAATCATAGATGCCCATGTCGTGACGCGAAGCGTTATCGGTCGCTGGGGTGAAATTGAAATGATGGTGCACTTTGTAAGAATCCGGAGCCGTGTTCTCCAACACGAACAGGCCGGCATAGTCGTATTCGCCGAAATAGATGTCGGTCAGACCGTCGTTGTCGGCATCGCCGGTGGTAATCCCGTAGGGAGTGCCACCGAAACCGGTTACCTTGAACTCTTCGCGAAAATCGGGAAAAGTTAGATCGCCGCTGTACTCTTGCAGAATCAACCCGGCACGGGTGCCGGCGGTGCCGGTGGCGTTGTAGGGCCGCATCAACACCATCAGCTCATTCTTGCCGTCTTTGTCCACATCCGCCACTTTGGCGGTAAAGGCGCGTGCCCAGCCGGTGCCGGCGGTCAGATCATACGCAAGGGTTGGAGCAGGCGGCAAGGGATACCCGTTGATGGATTTGTCCACTTCAAAAAAGAGCAAACTAGGTGCGCCCACCACGCCCGGACGCATGCAAGTAATGATTTCAATGTTGCCGTCGTTATCCGTATCGCCGTAGGTGGCACTGTACTCTTCAACGACGTTGTCGACAAAGCTGTGCCACAACACCTTGTGGGAATCGTTGTCCTGACGCTCGAGCACATAATAATCGCAGCCGTTGCCGTTGTTGACCGCGGGGTTGTCGTTGTCGCAGGCTACGAACACCTCGTTGACGCCGTTGTCGTTCAAATCCGGCAGCACGACGATATCCCAAGCGGTACGTCCCTGATCCGGAGCAGCCATTCCGAAGGTTTTGACGAACTTGTTTTCGCCGTTTTCAGCGGCCATCAGGGCCACTGTGCACAGCAACACGAGGATCAGCGGTACAATCATTTGCTTTAACGTTTGATTCATCGGTTCCTCCTTAAACATAAGCCAACCACCAATTCGTTAATACGTCCACCTTGTCAATGGCCGGATATCACCTCCTCGACGGATGTTTGTCGTCTGCGAGCTTTAAATGAGGATAAAATAAAAAATAATACATACGGTTAGAAAAAGAGAACATAATTAAAAATCATACGGATTTTTTTTAAAATAGTCAATACGCTTTTTCAGCAAAATCCATGTACCGTCCAAAAAAAAACGACGCGCTCCCCACAAGCGTTCCGGGTGCATCCCCCCTGAACAAGCTTGCGATGATCACGTCGTTTTACAAAACAATCGATGGTGCTTTGTCTGACCGTCCGTCTTTTTCATCGAGCAAAACAGTCCATCCGGCAGAACGCGGTCAAGTCTTGTCAGGGTTTTGGTTCCAGCTCTTTGCGCATCTCCTCCAACTGCTGGCGCTGATCCGTCTGGCCTTCGAGTATTTTCCGCAGCCGTTCCAGCTCCCGCTCCGCCTTGCGGCGTTCCTCACGGATGCGCTCCAGTTCCTCCTCAGCGGATTCGGTCTCTCTGCGCTCCTTGATGATCTGCTCGAACAGTTCGCGGCGGTTTTCCGCCTTTTGCATCAACACATCGCGCTCTGAAGTCCGATACACCGAAGTGGGCAGCAGGGTGAATTGCGCACCCACATTGATGCGCCAAGTGTTATAATTGGGCAGGCCGGACGGGACCCGCTTGGGGCCGATGGTCTCTTCCTTGTCGCCGGTCATGCGGTATTCGCCGGAGAGGGTGAAATTGAACCAGCGGTAGGGTTTGTATTTGATGGCGGCGTTGCCGTAGAGATAATTCTCGCGGCCTGCGGCAGCGGCCGGAGGTTGCTGCAGCCAGGCATTGCCGTACATCTCCAGGCCGTAATCGAAACTTTCCGTGGGAATCCAAAAGCCGGCGGCAAAATGCATTTGTTGCGTCTGGCTGAGCACGCGACTGTTTGGATCATTGACCAAAGAGGTGATGATCTCGCCGACGTCGTTGCTGTTGTGGTAGCCCAGATTCAGATGCAGGTT from bacterium includes:
- a CDS encoding T9SS type A sorting domain-containing protein is translated as MNQTLKQMIVPLILVLLCTVALMAAENGENKFVKTFGMAAPDQGRTAWDIVVLPDLNDNGVNEVFVACDNDNPAVNNGNGCDYYVLERQDNDSHKVLWHSFVDNVVEEYSATYGDTDNDGNIEIITCMRPGVVGAPSLLFFEVDKSINGYPLPPAPTLAYDLTAGTGWARAFTAKVADVDKDGKNELMVLMRPYNATGTAGTRAGLILQEYSGDLTFPDFREEFKVTGFGGTPYGITTGDADNDGLTDIYFGEYDYAGLFVLENTAPDSYKVHHHFNFTPATDNASRHDMGIYDFNGDGFTELVYATNVSGEVFIITNPGEIALMDSTCAHLITTLPYSIYGIALGDQDWTGSGNDGRDIYCAADSGLYDIEYTGGEGGDVTDPANWAVHQIASGDYFFAVGVGDFDRDGRREIVACSASEESPELVQYFEHEPLPNFGVKVVWNDPSQTVDPADAIKGNPRGFAAGSDVDKDGKKELIATQYSGRLVMYEVVGDNALELVWVDSTAKKVCAAASGGSNPRSVTVADVDRNGKEEIIAFMGSTAAHADSLGIWFFEWNGQDNGFGAIGGGPTFILPLNQINPALTDGNRTETIAAADVDNDGMVELLLANDGTPNTNDAFVILSCVDGTLESGFPVFKTEGTNIRGTANGWAGSPVGATAADLNGDGTKEAVFLPWDKGKIILAQSVKPDSFMWRTLAMDRYETSTDDGVFYVSVGVYDVDKDGKDELMGSLYNTTSGRVLLLNAPDGSIMDIDPMNNSHVARIREASGGAPFNNALGDLNGDGKAELFFTNYARGQVNALAYNDAGDITNPANWITSEGFYDNSYVYKPKFADFGDSTVFKKALTEWNDNNISQIHGSFGIKIANDIDQDGIKELVFSALQSYWSGAWLFVMEPTTTGVKLNQWRVITPDEYKLALAYPNPFNATTTIEYTLPVNKQIKVCVYNTMGQVVRTLVNAQMPAGTHRIVWDGMDNAGRAVASGMYLYTLEYGNFKQVQRMTLMK
- a CDS encoding transporter encodes the protein MKPLKPMLVVLLVLLFAYASPAVIINGGLGLPHTKAAWVSQTGRLTMLTHTRFWGQVHQTRDAKMNVPSAMTVWDVQGSVSLNYGLGKHFDLNITPILYQDDQTQYGVYPYDTFIGLKIGSYGSKASSLNYGVQLHGRFPTGDVKNIMFENYSAGTVEFGFTGLVSYASDPLYPEDSFNLHLNLGYHNSNDVGEIITSLVNDPNSRVLSQTQQMHFAAGFWIPTESFDYGLEMYGNAWLQQPPAAAAGRENYLYGNAAIKYKPYRWFNFTLSGEYRMTGDKEETIGPKRVPSGLPNYNTWRINVGAQFTLLPTSVYRTSERDVLMQKAENRRELFEQIIKERRETESAEEELERIREERRKAERELERLRKILEGQTDQRQQLEEMRKELEPKP